The following proteins are encoded in a genomic region of Burkholderia stabilis:
- a CDS encoding M81 family metallopeptidase — protein MKILIARMNHETNTFSPVPTPLAAFGRNGPDWGDDAYRANHGMRTAMAAFLDAAAREGAEVVTPVSAAANPSGPVAADAYAAICDAIVAAAPGCDAVMLDLHGAMVAEQSADGEGDLLARVRAALPDAPIAVALDLHANVTQKMIDHADVIVSFKTYPHVDMYETGEHAARVLFDRLHGRARPVLAWRQPPLMTSTLRSASAEGAMRRAVEAARAAEADGMLAVSVLPGFSLADIPAPCISVVVVADGDRAAADAVAERIARQIWDERDAFVYRSAPLVESVAQAAALARGADRPVLMLDHGDNCMSGGPCDTMDLLEAALAHGLDGIVSGPLCDPQAVAALIDAGVGATVTVPVGNRLPSHGGVRREPFRATGIVRALTDGEYVITGPTYTGQRAYMGRTAVLDIGAATLVVTERTQEPWDLGVFESVGVDPRRARFLLLKSRMYCRPVFVPIAAALVECDSRGVTGSDYGLFRYERLARPVYPLDDVARWEPRARPAA, from the coding sequence ATGAAGATCCTGATCGCCCGGATGAACCACGAGACCAACACGTTCTCGCCGGTGCCGACGCCGCTTGCCGCGTTCGGCCGCAACGGCCCCGACTGGGGCGACGACGCGTATCGCGCGAACCACGGGATGCGTACCGCGATGGCCGCGTTCCTCGACGCGGCCGCGCGCGAAGGCGCCGAGGTCGTGACACCTGTGTCGGCTGCGGCGAACCCGAGCGGGCCCGTCGCGGCCGATGCGTATGCGGCGATCTGCGACGCGATCGTCGCGGCCGCGCCCGGCTGCGATGCGGTGATGCTCGACCTGCACGGCGCGATGGTCGCCGAGCAGAGCGCGGACGGCGAAGGCGACCTGCTCGCACGTGTGCGCGCGGCGCTGCCCGACGCACCGATCGCGGTCGCGCTCGACCTGCACGCGAACGTCACGCAGAAGATGATCGATCACGCGGACGTGATCGTCAGTTTCAAGACCTATCCGCATGTCGACATGTATGAGACGGGCGAGCATGCGGCGCGCGTGCTGTTCGATCGGCTCCATGGCCGTGCGCGGCCCGTGCTCGCATGGCGGCAGCCGCCGCTGATGACGTCGACGCTGCGCAGCGCGAGCGCGGAAGGCGCGATGCGGCGCGCGGTGGAGGCCGCGCGCGCGGCCGAGGCAGACGGGATGCTCGCGGTATCGGTGCTGCCGGGCTTTTCGCTCGCGGACATTCCCGCGCCCTGCATCAGCGTGGTCGTGGTGGCCGATGGCGATCGGGCCGCGGCCGATGCGGTGGCCGAGCGTATCGCGCGGCAGATCTGGGATGAGCGCGACGCGTTCGTCTACCGCAGCGCACCGCTGGTGGAATCGGTTGCGCAGGCTGCGGCGCTCGCGCGCGGCGCGGACCGCCCGGTGCTGATGCTCGATCACGGCGACAACTGCATGTCGGGCGGCCCGTGCGACACGATGGACCTGCTCGAAGCCGCGCTCGCGCACGGGCTCGACGGCATCGTCAGCGGGCCGCTGTGCGACCCGCAAGCCGTCGCGGCGCTGATCGATGCGGGCGTCGGCGCGACCGTCACGGTGCCGGTCGGCAACCGGCTGCCGTCGCACGGCGGCGTGCGGCGCGAGCCGTTTCGCGCGACGGGCATCGTGCGCGCGCTCACGGACGGCGAATACGTGATTACAGGGCCGACGTATACGGGCCAGCGCGCGTACATGGGCCGCACGGCCGTGCTCGACATCGGCGCGGCCACGCTGGTCGTCACCGAGCGCACGCAGGAGCCGTGGGATCTCGGCGTGTTCGAGAGCGTCGGCGTCGATCCGCGCCGCGCGCGCTTCCTGCTGCTGAAGTCGCGAATGTATTGCCGGCCCGTGTTCGTGCCGATCGCGGCCGCGCTGGTCGAATGCGACAGCCGCGGCGTGACGGGCTCGGACTACGGGCTGTTTCGCTACGAGCGGCTCGCGCGGCCCGTGTATCCGCTCGACGACGTCGCCCGGTGGGAGCCGCGCGCGCGACCGGCGGCCTGA
- a CDS encoding aldehyde dehydrogenase family protein, which produces MRTSQQSYIGGEWLDPAGAQPIDVIDPATARPYAQLRIGGAADVDHAVGAAKRAFDTYSRWPVDERVALLRRVLEIYQRRYEEVAQTISQEMGAPIAFSRAMQAAVGTAHLEQTIRALQSFRFSTQTDSLLVSHEPIGVCALITPWNWPINQIVCKVAPALAAGCTMVLKPSEIAPFSAILFAEILHEAGVPPGVFNLVHGYGHEVGDALSRHPDVDMVSFTGSTRAGVEVAKAAAETVKRVHQELGSKSPNLILPDADIEDAVTRGARSCFSNSGQSCNAPTRMFVHADHLARAEQAAREEAARTVVGDPRSPETGIGPVVSRTQFDRIQHFIQLGIDEGATLVAGGPGRPDGLGDGFYVRPTVFSNVTPGMTIAREEIFGPVLSIMTYRTEDEAVALANDSVYGLAAYVQSKDIERARRVAARLRAGNVHINYPPWNPAAPFGGYKRSGNGREYAEFGLVEYLETKGTTGYA; this is translated from the coding sequence ATGCGAACGTCACAACAGTCCTATATCGGCGGCGAGTGGCTCGATCCGGCCGGCGCGCAGCCGATCGACGTGATCGATCCGGCCACCGCGCGGCCGTATGCGCAGCTCAGGATCGGCGGCGCGGCCGACGTCGATCATGCGGTCGGCGCGGCGAAGCGCGCGTTCGATACGTATTCGCGCTGGCCGGTCGACGAGCGCGTCGCGCTGCTGCGGCGCGTGCTCGAGATTTACCAGCGCCGTTACGAAGAGGTCGCGCAAACGATCAGCCAGGAGATGGGCGCGCCGATCGCGTTCTCGCGCGCGATGCAGGCCGCGGTCGGAACCGCGCATCTCGAGCAGACGATCCGCGCGCTGCAGTCGTTCCGGTTCAGCACGCAGACCGATTCGCTGCTGGTGTCGCACGAGCCGATCGGCGTGTGCGCGCTGATCACGCCATGGAACTGGCCGATCAACCAGATCGTGTGCAAGGTCGCGCCGGCGCTCGCCGCCGGCTGCACGATGGTGCTCAAGCCGAGCGAGATCGCGCCGTTCAGCGCGATCCTGTTCGCGGAGATCCTGCACGAAGCCGGCGTGCCGCCCGGCGTGTTCAACCTGGTGCACGGGTACGGGCACGAAGTGGGCGATGCGCTGTCGCGGCACCCGGATGTCGACATGGTGTCGTTCACGGGTTCGACGCGCGCGGGCGTCGAGGTCGCGAAGGCGGCGGCCGAGACCGTGAAGCGCGTGCACCAGGAGCTCGGCAGCAAGAGCCCGAACCTGATCCTGCCCGACGCCGACATCGAGGACGCAGTCACGCGCGGCGCGCGCAGCTGCTTCAGCAACAGCGGCCAGTCATGCAATGCGCCGACGCGCATGTTCGTACATGCCGACCATCTGGCGCGGGCCGAGCAGGCGGCGCGCGAGGAGGCGGCGCGTACCGTGGTCGGCGATCCGCGCTCGCCGGAAACCGGCATCGGGCCGGTGGTGAGCCGCACGCAGTTCGACCGCATCCAGCATTTCATCCAGCTCGGCATCGACGAGGGCGCAACGCTCGTCGCCGGCGGCCCCGGGCGGCCGGACGGGCTCGGCGACGGGTTCTACGTGCGGCCGACGGTGTTCTCGAACGTCACGCCGGGCATGACGATCGCGCGCGAGGAGATCTTCGGGCCGGTGCTGTCGATCATGACCTACCGGACGGAGGACGAGGCCGTCGCGCTCGCGAACGATTCGGTCTACGGGCTCGCGGCCTACGTGCAGTCGAAGGACATCGAGCGCGCGCGCAGGGTTGCGGCCCGGTTGCGCGCCGGCAATGTCCACATCAACTACCCGCCGTGGAATCCTGCCGCGCCGTTCGGCGGCTACAAGCGCTCGGGCAACGGGCGCGAGTATGCGGAGTTCGGCCTCGTCGAATATCTGGAGACGAAGGGCACGACGGGGTACGCTTGA
- a CDS encoding aspartate aminotransferase family protein: protein MNAVDVNLDADLQALGKRHLLMHFTHADAYRDHALTVFDRGEGCWLVDRNGKRYFDALAGLYCVQVGYSHGAEIGDAIREQMVRLPFATNWGYGHEPAIRLAHKLAALAPDGLNRVFFTSSGSESNEAAIKLVRQYHQSRGEPNRRKFIARRVAYHGTSFGALALNGMTNFRKHFEPLMSGVRHVSNTKRYGRPMGETEAQFTRHLLDEIESLIIQEGPDTVAAIVVEPLQNAGGSLTPPAGYAAGLRDICDRHGVLLVADEVICGFGRLGEYFGSARYGLKPDVITFAKGIASGYVPLGGVIASDAVVDTILDGPQQMFLHGATYGGHPVACTAALANLAIMEREGVLANVRDNEAVFRQALDALLELPCVGDVRGDGYHYSLELVTDKAARKWAAGISAQTFVSTLLAPAIFDAGLLCRAGVDHEGTPIVQFSPPLVMSRDEIVWFVAQIRDILVDTYARATR, encoded by the coding sequence ATGAACGCTGTTGACGTCAATCTCGATGCGGACCTGCAGGCGCTCGGCAAGCGCCATCTGCTGATGCACTTCACGCACGCCGATGCGTATCGCGACCACGCGCTGACCGTGTTCGACCGCGGCGAAGGCTGCTGGCTCGTCGATCGCAACGGCAAGCGCTATTTCGATGCGCTGGCCGGTTTGTACTGCGTGCAGGTCGGCTACAGCCACGGTGCGGAAATCGGCGACGCGATCCGCGAGCAGATGGTCCGGCTGCCGTTTGCGACCAACTGGGGCTATGGCCACGAACCGGCGATCCGGCTCGCGCACAAGCTCGCGGCGCTCGCGCCGGACGGGCTGAACCGCGTGTTCTTCACGTCGAGCGGCTCGGAGTCGAACGAAGCGGCGATCAAGCTCGTGCGCCAGTACCACCAGTCGCGCGGCGAGCCGAATCGGCGCAAGTTCATCGCGCGTCGGGTCGCGTATCACGGCACGTCGTTCGGCGCACTCGCGCTGAACGGGATGACGAATTTCCGCAAGCATTTCGAGCCGCTGATGTCGGGCGTGCGGCACGTGAGCAACACGAAGCGCTACGGCCGCCCGATGGGCGAGACGGAAGCGCAGTTCACGCGCCATCTGCTCGACGAGATCGAATCGCTGATCATCCAGGAAGGGCCGGACACGGTCGCCGCGATCGTCGTCGAGCCGCTGCAGAACGCGGGCGGCAGCCTGACGCCGCCGGCCGGCTACGCGGCCGGGCTGCGCGACATCTGCGATCGCCACGGCGTGCTGCTCGTCGCGGATGAAGTGATCTGCGGGTTCGGCCGGCTCGGCGAATATTTCGGGTCGGCACGCTACGGGCTGAAGCCGGACGTCATCACTTTCGCGAAAGGCATCGCGTCGGGTTACGTGCCGCTCGGCGGCGTGATTGCGAGCGATGCGGTCGTCGATACGATCCTCGACGGCCCGCAGCAGATGTTCCTGCACGGCGCGACGTACGGCGGTCATCCGGTCGCGTGTACGGCCGCGCTCGCGAACCTCGCGATCATGGAGCGCGAAGGCGTGCTCGCGAACGTGCGCGACAACGAAGCAGTGTTCCGCCAGGCACTCGACGCGCTGCTCGAACTGCCTTGCGTGGGCGACGTGCGCGGCGACGGTTACCACTATTCGCTGGAACTCGTGACCGACAAGGCCGCGCGCAAGTGGGCGGCCGGCATCAGTGCGCAGACGTTCGTGTCGACGCTGCTCGCGCCGGCGATCTTCGACGCGGGGCTGCTGTGTCGCGCGGGCGTCGATCACGAAGGCACGCCGATCGTGCAGTTCTCGCCGCCGCTCGTGATGTCGCGCGACGAGATCGTATGGTTCGTCGCGCAGATCCGCGACATCCTCGTCGATACCTATGCGCGTGCGACGCGCTGA